In the genome of Aspergillus luchuensis IFO 4308 DNA, chromosome 2, nearly complete sequence, one region contains:
- a CDS encoding uncharacterized protein (COG:S;~EggNog:ENOG410PQ8N): MLAVRDQENLVHSHQTVAASKPLNQGVRHLQPKTPGARVPKTPFKVPLKNDENDPLAFGKKTVKGGKQKENINLTTKNAFITPAADPRQRAPLGMKTTNAKARGLQTPAPPGGTVKPDRTIKRGSTQRAKKFAPFVEPSQPEVQAKPVEDDVPDIEYMPPKPKDLPDIPDDVTYDTTFPQFQPKNLALGLESVYGDNEVGPDGLTKRERKFQEDSAACDRMVEEMIRKQVESIGFEETYETVPIEEPPAADATQRQIQTRSRTRAANNKTKHTSNISTIRARDAAAALSGTQRSVPRTRPAVSAKPRVTSALFPSKKPREPTNPSIMRQTAAAATSQTTVGYSRGREVSTKLHGRTASPTELETVPQGILSPDTYLQPCGTPPLIADTIGLDLENAEGLPTFDEDEEAQNFQLTL; encoded by the exons ATGTTGGCTGTACGCGACCAAGAAAACCTGGTCCACTCTCACCAGACCGTTGCCGCGTCGAAACCACTCAATCAAGGCGTGAGACATTTGCAACCCAAGACCCCCGGCGCTCGAGTACCAAAAACGCCATTTAAAGTCCCTTTGAAGAATGATGAGAACGATCCGCTGGCTTTTGGGAAGAAAACCGTGAAGGGGGGTAAACAGAAGGAGAATATCAACTTGACCACGAAAAATGCCTTCATCACTCCGGCGG CAGATCCTCGTCAGCGTGCCCCTCTCGGCATGAAGACGACAAATGCCAAAGCCAGGGGATTGCAGACGCCAGCCCCTCCTGGAGGGACGGTGAAGCCTGACAGGACCATCAAAAGAGGTTCTACGCAGAGAGCGAAGAAATTTGCTCCCTTTGTAGAGCCAAGTCAGCCAGAGGTCCAGGCGAAACCGGTAGAAGATGATGTCCCTGACATTGAGTATATGCCCCCTAAGCCCAAAG ATCTTCCTGACATCCCGGACGATGTCACTTATGATACCACCTTTCCGCAATTCCAGCCCAAAAATCTCGCCTTAGGACTGGAAAGTGTGTATGGTGATAATGAGGTTGGCCCCGATGGGCTCACTAAACGCGAGCGGAAATTTCAAGAAGATTCAGCTGCTTGCGACAGAATGGTTGAGGAAATGATTCGAAAGCAAGTCGAGAGCATTGGCTTCGAAGAAACATACGAGACCGTTCCAATTGAGGAGCCGCCTGCAGCGGACGCTACTCAACGCCAAATTCAAACGCGTTCACGAACGAGAGCGGCCAACAACAAGACGAAACATACCAGCAATATCTCCACCATCCGAGCtcgtgatgctgctgctgccttgtcCGGGACACAGCGTTCTGTTCCACGCACCAGACCGGCTGTTTCGGCCAAGCCTAGGGTTACTTCTGCCTTGTTCCCGTCTAAAAAACCAAGAGAACCGACCAATCCATCGATTATGCGTCAAACGGCCGCTGCTGCAACTTCCCAAACGACGGTGGGATATAGTAGGGGCCGGGAAGTGTCGACCAAGTTACATGGCAGGACGGCCAGTCCAACAGAGCTGGAGACAGTCCCCCAAGGAATACTATCACCCGATACCTATCTGCAGCCCTGTGGAACTCCACCATTGATCGCCGACACGATTGGGCTAGACTTGGAGAATGCGGAGGGGCTTCCGAcatttgatgaagatgaagaagctcagaaCTTTCAATTAACGCTGTGA